A single window of Methylobacterium nodulans ORS 2060 DNA harbors:
- a CDS encoding bifunctional riboflavin kinase/FAD synthetase: MPPSDETAATGSAASAPPRSVLIVNRDGEPVPEGLRGAVAAIGNFDGLHRGHRALIAAVREIAAAAGRPSAVLTFEPHPREFFAPDVGMFRLTDEGAKLAVLARLGIDGVFVRRFDAALAGTSAAAFVGRLLKDELGLTGVVIGHDFHFGRGREGTPAVLQALCAEHGLTCRVIEPVAAECGEVPVSSSAIRAALEAGDVAGANRLLGFRWFVQGVVRHGDKRGRTLGFPTANVALPACGLAHGIYAVRVRLADGALREGVASYGRRPTFDNGAPLLETTLFDFSGDLYGQRIAVEFVGFLRGEARFDSAEALVAQMHEDAAQARALLARDEVPSMLG, translated from the coding sequence ATGCCGCCGAGCGACGAGACCGCCGCGACAGGTTCCGCGGCGTCCGCCCCGCCGCGTTCCGTGCTGATCGTCAACCGAGACGGCGAACCGGTGCCCGAGGGCCTGCGCGGCGCGGTCGCGGCGATCGGCAATTTCGACGGCCTGCATCGGGGGCATCGCGCCCTGATTGCGGCCGTGCGGGAGATCGCCGCTGCCGCCGGCCGCCCGAGCGCCGTGCTGACCTTCGAGCCGCATCCGCGCGAGTTCTTCGCGCCCGACGTCGGCATGTTCCGGCTGACCGACGAGGGCGCGAAACTCGCCGTGCTGGCGCGGCTCGGCATCGACGGCGTCTTCGTGCGCCGCTTCGACGCGGCGCTCGCCGGCACCAGCGCGGCCGCTTTCGTGGGGCGGCTCCTCAAGGACGAGCTCGGCCTCACCGGAGTGGTGATCGGGCACGACTTCCACTTCGGGCGGGGGCGGGAGGGAACGCCCGCGGTGCTGCAGGCCCTCTGCGCGGAGCATGGCCTCACCTGCCGGGTGATCGAGCCGGTCGCGGCCGAGTGCGGCGAGGTGCCGGTCTCGTCGAGCGCCATCCGGGCGGCCCTGGAGGCGGGCGACGTGGCCGGGGCCAACCGTCTGCTCGGCTTCCGCTGGTTCGTGCAGGGGGTGGTGCGCCACGGCGACAAGCGCGGGCGCACCCTCGGCTTCCCGACCGCCAACGTGGCGCTGCCGGCCTGCGGCCTGGCCCACGGCATCTATGCGGTGCGGGTGCGCCTCGCGGACGGCGCCCTGCGCGAGGGTGTGGCAAGCTACGGGCGGCGCCCGACCTTCGACAACGGTGCTCCCCTCCTCGAGACGACCCTGTTCGACTTCTCGGGCGACCTCTACGGGCAGAGGATCGCCGTGGAGTTCGTCGGCTTCCTCCGCGGCGAGGCCCGCTTCGATAGCGCCGAGGCGCTGGTTGCGCAGATGCACGAGGACGCGGCGCAGGCCCGTGCCCTGCTGGCGCGCGACGAGGTTCCGTCGATGCTCGGCTAA
- the ileS gene encoding isoleucine--tRNA ligase, protein MTETKPASGRDYSETLFLPRTDFPMRAGLPEREPEILKRWQAIDLYGRIRAAAAGRPKFVLHDGPPYANGHIHIGTALNKILKDVVVRAAGLLGTDANYVPGWDCHGLPIEWKIEEQYRAKGRNKDEVPVIEFRRECRAFAEHWLSVQREEFKRLGVTGDWDHPYSTMAYPAEAQIARELMTFAMTGQLYRGSKPVMWSVVEKTALAEAEVEYEDIVSDAIWAAFPVVTSADPALAGAHVVIWTTTPWTIPANRAVAYSRKISYGLYRVSAAPEENWVQPDFRCIVADELAGDVFKAARVDAVERLADVAPEALAGLTLAHPLGGWNEGYRFPVPMLEGEHVTDEAGTGFVHTAPSHGREDFEVWMANSRALRERGIDVRIPYTVDADGVLTVEAPGFTGRRVLTEKGEKGDANKAVIAALAEAGTLVARGTLKHSYPHSWRSKKRVIFRNTPQWFIALDAPVASLGSKTLREVALREIAATEWVPPQGQNRITGMIANRPDWVVSRQRAWGVPITVFVKKGTSEILRDERVNARIVAAFAEEGADAWFADPDGARFLAPDHDPAAYEKVTDVLDVWFDSGSTHAFTLEDPVAFPGLAGIRRRRDGGDDTVMYLEGSDQHRGWFHSSLLESCGTRGRAPYDVVLTHGFVLDPKGEKMSKSRGNVVAPQDVIAASGADILRLWVAASDYTDDLRIGPPIIKTFSETYRKLRNSLRWMLGTLAHHRPEDRVAPQAMPELERFILHRLAELDGEIREAYRTYDFKRVVALLNGFMTGDLSSFYFDVRKDALYCDPLSSTVRRAALTVVDETFRRVVVWLAPVLAFTAEEAWLSRYPSEDGSVHLQTLPDTPSDWRDEALAARWARIRRVRRVVTGALEIERAKKRIGASLEAAPIVYLADPDLQAALDGIDFAEICITSDIRIEAGEGPQDAFRLDDVGGVAVVPALAEGRKCARSWKVLPSVGSDPDYPDVTPRDAQALREWDALHAKAAE, encoded by the coding sequence ATGACCGAGACCAAGCCCGCCTCCGGGCGCGACTATTCCGAGACGCTGTTCCTGCCCCGCACCGACTTCCCGATGCGGGCCGGCCTGCCCGAGCGCGAGCCGGAGATCCTGAAGCGCTGGCAGGCGATCGACCTCTACGGCCGCATCCGCGCCGCCGCGGCGGGGCGCCCGAAATTCGTCCTGCACGACGGGCCGCCCTACGCCAACGGCCACATCCATATCGGCACGGCGCTGAACAAGATCCTGAAGGACGTGGTGGTGCGGGCCGCCGGCCTGCTCGGCACCGACGCCAACTACGTCCCGGGCTGGGACTGCCACGGCCTGCCGATCGAGTGGAAGATCGAGGAGCAGTACCGGGCCAAGGGGCGCAACAAGGACGAGGTGCCGGTCATCGAGTTCCGCCGCGAGTGCCGCGCCTTCGCGGAGCATTGGCTGTCGGTGCAGCGCGAGGAGTTCAAGCGGCTCGGCGTCACCGGCGACTGGGACCATCCCTACTCGACCATGGCCTATCCGGCCGAGGCGCAGATCGCCCGCGAGCTGATGACCTTCGCGATGACCGGCCAGCTCTATCGCGGCTCCAAGCCGGTGATGTGGTCGGTGGTCGAGAAGACCGCGCTCGCCGAGGCCGAGGTCGAGTACGAGGACATCGTCAGTGACGCGATCTGGGCCGCCTTCCCGGTCGTGACCTCCGCCGACCCGGCCCTCGCCGGCGCCCACGTCGTCATCTGGACCACCACCCCTTGGACCATCCCGGCCAACCGGGCCGTGGCCTATTCCCGCAAGATTTCGTACGGACTTTATCGTGTTTCCGCCGCTCCTGAAGAGAACTGGGTCCAACCTGATTTTCGTTGCATTGTTGCTGACGAACTCGCGGGCGACGTCTTCAAGGCTGCTCGGGTCGATGCTGTGGAGCGCTTGGCCGACGTGGCGCCCGAGGCGCTGGCGGGGCTGACGCTCGCGCATCCGCTCGGCGGGTGGAACGAGGGCTACCGCTTCCCGGTGCCGATGCTGGAGGGCGAGCACGTGACCGACGAGGCCGGCACGGGCTTCGTCCACACGGCGCCGAGCCACGGCCGCGAGGACTTCGAGGTCTGGATGGCGAACAGCCGCGCCCTGCGCGAGCGCGGCATCGATGTCAGGATCCCCTACACGGTCGACGCGGACGGCGTGCTGACCGTCGAGGCGCCGGGCTTCACCGGCCGGCGGGTGCTGACCGAGAAGGGCGAGAAGGGCGATGCCAACAAGGCGGTGATCGCGGCCCTCGCCGAGGCCGGCACGCTTGTCGCGCGCGGCACGCTGAAGCACAGCTACCCGCATTCCTGGCGCTCGAAGAAGCGCGTCATCTTCCGCAACACGCCGCAATGGTTCATCGCCCTCGACGCCCCCGTGGCGTCGCTCGGGTCGAAGACCCTGCGCGAGGTGGCTCTGCGCGAGATCGCCGCCACCGAATGGGTGCCGCCGCAGGGGCAGAACCGCATCACCGGCATGATCGCCAACCGGCCGGACTGGGTGGTGTCCCGCCAGCGCGCCTGGGGCGTGCCGATCACGGTCTTCGTGAAGAAGGGCACGAGCGAGATCCTGCGCGACGAGCGGGTCAATGCCCGCATCGTCGCGGCCTTCGCGGAAGAGGGCGCGGATGCATGGTTCGCCGATCCGGACGGCGCCCGCTTCCTCGCCCCCGACCACGACCCGGCCGCCTACGAGAAGGTCACGGACGTCCTCGACGTCTGGTTCGATTCGGGCTCGACCCATGCCTTCACGCTGGAGGATCCGGTCGCCTTCCCGGGGCTCGCCGGCATCCGCCGCCGCCGCGACGGCGGCGACGACACGGTGATGTACCTGGAGGGCTCGGACCAGCACCGCGGCTGGTTCCATTCCTCGCTGCTCGAATCCTGCGGCACCCGCGGCCGCGCGCCCTACGACGTGGTGCTCACCCACGGCTTCGTCCTCGACCCCAAGGGCGAGAAGATGTCGAAGTCGCGCGGCAACGTGGTCGCCCCGCAGGACGTGATCGCGGCCTCGGGCGCCGACATCCTGCGCCTGTGGGTGGCCGCCTCCGACTACACGGACGACCTGCGCATCGGCCCGCCGATCATCAAGACCTTCTCGGAGACCTACCGGAAGCTGCGCAATTCCTTACGCTGGATGCTCGGCACGCTCGCCCATCACCGGCCGGAGGACCGCGTCGCGCCGCAGGCCATGCCGGAGCTGGAGCGCTTCATCCTGCACCGGCTCGCCGAGCTCGACGGGGAGATCCGCGAGGCCTACCGGACCTACGATTTCAAGCGGGTCGTGGCGCTCCTCAACGGCTTCATGACCGGCGATCTCTCCTCGTTCTACTTCGACGTGCGCAAGGACGCGCTCTACTGCGATCCGCTCTCCAGCACAGTGCGCCGGGCCGCGCTCACGGTGGTGGACGAGACCTTCCGGCGCGTGGTGGTCTGGCTCGCCCCCGTCCTCGCCTTCACGGCCGAGGAGGCGTGGCTGTCGCGCTATCCCTCCGAGGACGGCTCGGTCCATCTGCAGACCCTGCCGGACACGCCGTCGGACTGGCGCGACGAGGCGCTGGCGGCCCGCTGGGCGAGGATCCGGCGCGTGCGCCGGGTGGTGACCGGGGCGCTGGAGATCGAGCGCGCGAAGAAGCGCATCGGTGCGAGCCTGGAGGCGGCCCCAATCGTCTACTTGGCGGATCCCGATCTGCAGGCGGCGCTCGACGGCATCGACTTCGCGGAGATCTGCATCACCTCGGATATCCGGATCGAGGCGGGCGAGGGCCCGCAGGACGCCTTCCGGCTCGACGACGTCGGCGGCGTCGCCGTGGTCCCGGCCCTGGCCGAGGGCCGCAAATGCGCCCGCTCGTGGAAGGTGCTGCCGAGCGTCGGCAGCGATCCGGACTATCCGGACGTGACGCCCCGCGACGCGCAGGCCCTGCGCGAGTGGGATGCCCTGCACGCCAAGGCCGCGGAATGA
- the lspA gene encoding signal peptidase II, with amino-acid sequence MRPLPFGLLVAAATLVLDQATKLGLLFLTDLPIRQPIVLAPFAQLVVVWNRGVSYGLFQQHTELGRWLLVAVSVLAAVALTAWMARTGTRLLAGALGLIVGGAIGNAIDRIAYGAVFDFVHLHAGGWSWYVFNVADAGIVLGVAGLLYDAVRAERRNAREIRSDA; translated from the coding sequence ATGCGCCCCCTTCCCTTCGGCCTTCTCGTCGCGGCGGCGACGCTCGTCCTCGACCAGGCGACGAAGCTCGGCCTCCTGTTCCTCACTGACCTCCCGATCCGCCAGCCGATCGTGCTCGCTCCCTTCGCGCAGCTCGTCGTGGTCTGGAATCGCGGGGTGTCCTACGGCCTCTTCCAGCAGCACACCGAACTCGGGCGCTGGCTGCTCGTGGCGGTCTCGGTCCTCGCCGCCGTGGCCCTCACGGCCTGGATGGCGCGGACGGGCACGCGGCTCCTCGCCGGCGCGCTCGGTCTGATCGTCGGCGGGGCGATCGGCAACGCCATCGACCGCATCGCCTACGGGGCGGTGTTCGACTTCGTCCACCTGCATGCGGGCGGCTGGTCCTGGTACGTGTTCAACGTCGCGGATGCGGGCATCGTCCTCGGCGTCGCCGGGCTGCTCTACGACGCGGTCCGGGCCGAGAGGCGGAACGCCCGGGAGATCCGCTCCGACGCCTGA
- a CDS encoding M16 family metallopeptidase produces the protein MHSRTRPLLRPTDRPGPALRLDAAPYGRAEAGGPEVASFTLDNGLDVVVIPDHRAPVATHMIWYRNGSADDPLGQSGIAHFLEHLMFKGTAKHPAGAFSKAVSSLGGQENAFTSFDYTAYFQRVARDNLKTMMEFEADRMTGLVLDDAVVAPERDVVLEERRMRVETDPSAQLSEAMAASLFVHHPYGIPIIGWMHEIEELNRTHALAYYQRFYTPENAILVVAGDVTGDEVRRLAEATYGQVAPRGERPVRLRPREPEPRAARRLSVADPKVEQPTLQRLYLTPSCITAKDGEGHALELLAEVMGGGPTSYLYRSLVMEQGVAVNAGAWYMGSAMDDTRFSVYAVPAEGVSLERLEEALDRALRRLPAEALAPEAVERAKTRLVAETVYSSDSQSSLARIYGSALAIGESIEEVRRWPADIEAVEADRLATAAERYLTPARSVTGYLTKAREADAAVA, from the coding sequence ATGCATTCCAGGACGCGCCCTCTCCTCCGCCCGACCGACAGACCCGGCCCCGCCCTGCGCCTCGATGCGGCGCCGTACGGGCGGGCCGAGGCGGGCGGGCCCGAGGTCGCGTCCTTCACCCTCGACAACGGCCTCGACGTGGTCGTCATCCCCGACCACCGGGCGCCCGTCGCCACCCACATGATCTGGTACCGCAACGGCTCGGCCGATGATCCGCTCGGCCAGTCCGGCATCGCGCATTTCCTCGAGCACCTGATGTTCAAGGGCACCGCGAAGCACCCGGCGGGCGCCTTCTCGAAGGCGGTGTCGAGCCTGGGCGGCCAGGAGAATGCCTTCACGTCTTTCGACTACACGGCCTATTTCCAGCGCGTCGCCCGCGACAACCTGAAGACCATGATGGAATTCGAGGCCGACCGGATGACCGGCCTCGTCCTCGACGACGCCGTGGTGGCGCCCGAGCGCGACGTGGTGCTGGAGGAGCGCCGCATGCGGGTCGAGACCGACCCGAGCGCGCAGCTCTCCGAGGCCATGGCCGCCTCGCTCTTCGTCCACCACCCCTACGGCATCCCGATCATCGGCTGGATGCACGAGATCGAGGAGCTGAACCGCACCCATGCGCTCGCCTATTACCAGCGCTTCTACACCCCCGAGAACGCGATCCTGGTGGTTGCCGGCGACGTGACCGGCGACGAGGTGCGGCGCCTCGCCGAGGCGACCTACGGGCAGGTCGCGCCCCGCGGCGAGCGGCCGGTGCGCCTGCGGCCCCGCGAGCCGGAGCCCCGCGCGGCCCGGCGGCTCAGCGTCGCGGATCCGAAGGTCGAGCAGCCGACGCTCCAGCGCCTCTACCTCACCCCGTCCTGCATCACCGCAAAGGACGGCGAGGGTCACGCGCTCGAACTCCTCGCCGAGGTGATGGGCGGCGGCCCGACCTCCTATCTCTACCGCTCGCTGGTGATGGAGCAGGGCGTCGCGGTGAATGCCGGGGCCTGGTACATGGGCTCGGCCATGGACGACACCCGCTTCTCGGTCTACGCCGTGCCGGCCGAGGGCGTGTCCCTCGAGAGGCTGGAGGAGGCGCTCGACCGGGCGCTGCGGCGCCTGCCCGCCGAGGCGCTGGCCCCCGAGGCGGTGGAGCGCGCCAAGACCCGGCTCGTCGCCGAGACGGTCTATTCCTCGGACAGCCAGTCCTCGCTCGCCCGCATCTACGGCTCGGCGCTCGCCATCGGCGAGAGCATCGAGGAGGTGCGCCGCTGGCCCGCCGACATCGAGGCCGTGGAGGCGGACCGGCTCGCGACTGCGGCCGAGCGCTATCTCACCCCGGCCCGCTCCGTGACCGGCTATCTGACGAAGGCCCGCGAGGCCGATGCGGCCGTCGCCTGA
- a CDS encoding M16 family metallopeptidase has protein sequence MTLADAATRTAALATPSSPAKARSVIAASGVEAWHVESPVVPLVALAFTFEGGAAQDPEGKSGAVQMLSRLLDEGAGPYGSDAFQERLAARAIELNFHAGPDAVGGSLKMLVKHADEAIELLALALAEPRFDEAAVERVRAQMLAGIRYQQNDPGVMASRRFFSEAYPGHPYGRPSGGTLESVASITRDDLVALHRRLISRARVKVAAVGAIGEAALQRALDAAFGPLSEGGPLAEVPPTRIAGLGTAGSGRRIVVDLDVPQSVIRFGADGVPWRDPDFIPAYVLNHILGGGAFTSRLFQEVREKRGLAYSVGTSLVSHRAASMVWGYTATKNERVAEALSVIGEEIARLTRDGPSDEELQKAKDYLTGSYALGFDTSTKIAHQLVQVAFEGLGIDYISRRNGLIAAVTQDDIRRAAARTLGDGRLLVVAAGRPTEI, from the coding sequence ATGACCCTGGCCGACGCCGCCACCCGGACCGCCGCCCTCGCCACCCCCTCCTCCCCGGCCAAGGCCCGGTCCGTGATCGCCGCGAGCGGTGTCGAGGCGTGGCACGTCGAGTCCCCCGTCGTCCCGCTGGTCGCGCTCGCCTTCACCTTCGAGGGCGGTGCCGCCCAGGACCCGGAGGGCAAGTCCGGCGCGGTGCAGATGCTGTCGCGCCTTCTCGACGAGGGCGCCGGCCCCTACGGCTCGGACGCCTTCCAGGAGCGGCTCGCGGCGCGGGCGATCGAGCTCAATTTCCATGCCGGGCCCGACGCGGTCGGCGGCTCGCTCAAGATGCTGGTCAAGCACGCGGACGAGGCGATCGAGCTTCTGGCACTCGCCCTCGCCGAGCCCCGCTTCGACGAGGCGGCGGTCGAGCGCGTGCGCGCGCAGATGCTGGCGGGGATCCGCTACCAGCAGAACGACCCCGGCGTGATGGCCTCCCGCCGCTTCTTCTCCGAGGCCTATCCGGGCCATCCCTATGGCCGCCCCTCCGGCGGCACGCTCGAGAGCGTGGCGAGCATCACTCGCGACGACCTCGTGGCGCTGCACCGCCGGCTGATCAGCCGCGCGCGGGTCAAGGTCGCGGCGGTGGGCGCGATCGGCGAGGCGGCGCTGCAGCGCGCCCTCGACGCGGCCTTCGGGCCTCTCTCCGAGGGCGGCCCGCTCGCCGAGGTGCCGCCGACCCGGATCGCGGGCTTGGGCACCGCGGGCTCGGGCCGGCGGATCGTGGTCGATCTCGACGTGCCGCAATCGGTGATCCGCTTCGGCGCCGACGGCGTGCCGTGGCGCGACCCGGACTTCATCCCGGCCTATGTGCTCAACCATATCCTGGGCGGCGGCGCCTTCACGTCGCGGCTGTTCCAGGAGGTGCGCGAGAAGCGCGGCCTCGCCTATTCGGTCGGCACCTCGCTGGTGAGCCACCGCGCCGCCTCGATGGTCTGGGGCTACACGGCCACCAAGAACGAGCGCGTGGCCGAGGCGCTGTCGGTGATCGGGGAGGAGATCGCGCGGCTCACCCGCGACGGGCCCTCCGACGAGGAGCTGCAGAAGGCCAAGGACTACCTGACCGGCTCCTACGCGCTCGGCTTCGACACCTCGACGAAGATCGCCCACCAGCTCGTCCAGGTGGCCTTCGAGGGGCTCGGCATCGACTATATCAGCCGCCGCAACGGCCTGATCGCCGCCGTGACCCAGGACGACATCCGCCGCGCCGCCGCGCGCACCCTCGGCGACGGCCGCCTCCTGGTGGTGGCCGCCGGCCGGCCGACGGAGATCTGA
- a CDS encoding cupin domain-containing protein, whose product MSDVVDSPTCRVVRAGDAFVGKQALTYAPGISAESVGSRGIHLQTVTMPPGARARAHLHEGHETALHVLSGVAGMWYGPRLEHHMWNRAGDYVYIPAGVPHLPYNASRTETCIAVIARTDPNEQESVVLLPELDEVRPAGEDPMA is encoded by the coding sequence ATGTCCGACGTCGTCGACTCTCCCACCTGCCGCGTCGTCCGCGCGGGCGACGCGTTCGTGGGCAAGCAGGCCCTGACCTATGCGCCGGGGATCTCGGCCGAATCGGTCGGGTCGCGCGGCATCCATCTCCAGACCGTGACCATGCCGCCCGGCGCCCGGGCGAGGGCGCATCTGCACGAGGGGCACGAGACGGCCCTGCATGTGCTGAGCGGGGTCGCCGGCATGTGGTACGGGCCGCGCCTGGAGCATCACATGTGGAACCGGGCCGGCGATTACGTCTACATCCCGGCCGGCGTGCCGCACCTGCCCTACAATGCCAGCCGCACCGAGACCTGCATCGCCGTGATCGCGCGCACGGACCCGAACGAGCAGGAGAGCGTGGTGCTGTTGCCGGAGCTGGACGAGGTGCGGCCGGCCGGTGAGGACCCGATGGCCTGA
- a CDS encoding urease accessory protein UreD, whose product MSSPAPWPQRQRSDGRVMLVAGRMPGGATRLTDLAESGPLRLRLPQMAGGALEGVFLNSAGGIACGDRFAIAADLAPGADLVLTTTAAEKIYRSDGPVTEIAADLRVAEGARLAWLPQETILYDGARLRRRLTAELAPGATLTLFEALVFGRAARGETVSEGLLHDVWRLSRAGRLVYADTLRLDGPIADQMARPAIAGGARALATLIHVAADAEARLEEMRALIETAGCEGLGIEAGASAWNGLLAVRLLARGIGPLRQAATRILEGFRGVPLPRVWQT is encoded by the coding sequence ATGTCCTCCCCTGCCCCCTGGCCGCAGCGCCAGCGCTCCGACGGCCGCGTCATGCTCGTCGCCGGCCGGATGCCGGGCGGCGCGACCCGCCTGACGGACCTCGCCGAGAGCGGCCCCTTACGCCTGCGCCTGCCGCAGATGGCGGGCGGCGCGCTCGAAGGCGTCTTCCTCAACAGCGCGGGCGGGATCGCCTGCGGCGACCGTTTCGCCATTGCGGCGGATCTCGCCCCGGGGGCGGACCTCGTCCTCACCACCACGGCGGCGGAGAAGATCTACCGCTCGGACGGCCCCGTGACCGAGATCGCGGCGGATCTCCGGGTGGCGGAGGGCGCCCGGCTCGCATGGCTGCCGCAGGAGACGATCCTGTATGACGGCGCGCGGCTGCGGCGGCGCCTCACGGCGGAGCTTGCTCCCGGCGCGACCCTGACCCTGTTCGAGGCGCTGGTCTTCGGCCGCGCCGCCCGGGGCGAGACCGTGAGCGAGGGCCTCCTCCACGACGTCTGGCGGCTGTCCCGGGCGGGCCGCCTCGTCTATGCCGACACGCTTCGCCTGGACGGCCCCATCGCCGACCAGATGGCCCGGCCGGCGATCGCCGGCGGGGCCCGGGCGCTCGCGACCCTGATCCATGTCGCGGCCGATGCCGAGGCGCGGCTCGAGGAGATGCGGGCGCTGATCGAGACGGCGGGATGCGAGGGCCTCGGCATCGAGGCCGGGGCGAGCGCCTGGAACGGCCTGCTTGCGGTTCGCCTGCTCGCCCGCGGGATCGGCCCCCTGCGGCAGGCCGCGACGCGGATCCTCGAAGGATTCCGCGGGGTTCCGCTGCCCCGCGTCTGGCAGACCTGA
- a CDS encoding urease subunit gamma yields MLLTPREKDKLLVAMAAQVARNRLARGVKLNFPEAVALITDFVVEGARDGRTVAELMQAGAQVLDASQVMEGVPEMIHDIQVEATFPDGTKLVTVHHPIRGAPSAEVPGAVTTPPGEIVFNAGAPRTVIEVANTGDRPIQVGSHYHFFEVNPALHFDREKARGQRLDIAPGTAVRFEPGATREVTLVPMGGAREVYGFRGDVMGQL; encoded by the coding sequence GTGCTGTTGACCCCCCGCGAGAAGGACAAGCTCCTCGTCGCCATGGCGGCCCAGGTGGCCCGCAACCGTCTGGCCCGGGGCGTGAAGCTCAACTTCCCCGAGGCGGTGGCGCTCATCACCGATTTCGTGGTCGAGGGCGCCCGCGACGGGCGCACCGTGGCCGAGCTGATGCAAGCCGGCGCGCAGGTGCTCGACGCCTCCCAGGTGATGGAGGGCGTGCCGGAGATGATCCACGACATCCAGGTCGAGGCGACCTTCCCGGACGGCACCAAGCTCGTGACGGTGCACCACCCGATCCGGGGCGCGCCTTCCGCCGAGGTGCCGGGCGCCGTGACGACGCCCCCAGGCGAGATCGTGTTCAACGCGGGCGCCCCGCGCACCGTGATCGAGGTGGCCAATACCGGCGACCGGCCGATCCAGGTCGGCTCCCACTACCATTTCTTCGAGGTGAACCCGGCGCTCCACTTCGACCGGGAGAAGGCCCGCGGCCAGCGCCTCGACATCGCGCCCGGCACGGCGGTGCGCTTCGAGCCGGGCGCGACCCGCGAGGTGACGCTGGTGCCGATGGGCGGCGCCCGGGAAGTGTACGGCTTCCGCGGCGACGTGATGGGTCAGCTCTGA
- the ureC gene encoding urease subunit alpha codes for MSNTPKPASLPRAAYAGMFGPTKGDRIRLADTCLVIEVEHDHTRYGEEVKFGGGKVIRDGMGQGQASNAAGAVDTVITNAVVLDHWGIVKCDVGLTGGRIAALGKAGNPDIQDGVTIVVGPGTEVIAGEGKILTAGGFDSHIHYICPQQIEEALNSGVTTMLGGGTGPAHGTFATTCTPGPWHIARMIEAADAFPMNLAFAGKGNASRPESLEEMIRAGACALKLHEDWGTTPAAIDCCLTVADSHDVQVMIHTDTLNESGFVEDTIAAFKGRTIHAFHTEGAGGGHAPDIIKVAGLPNVLPSSTNPTRPYTRNTIDEHLDMLMVCHHLSPAIPEDLAFAESRIRKETIAAEDILHDLGALSIMSSDSQAMGRVGEVVIRTWQTADKMKRQRGALPGDSAGNDNLRARRYVAKYTINPAIAHGVAKHIGSVEPGKLADLVLWSPAFFGVKPDLVIKGGAIATAPMGDPNASIPTPQPVHYRPMFGAFGRVPATTSLTFVSKAAVEAGLRDRLRVQKDLVAVENVRGGIGKRSMILNDATPVIEVDPETYDVRADGQLLVCEPAEVVPMAQRYFLF; via the coding sequence GTGTCCAACACGCCCAAACCCGCGAGCCTGCCCCGCGCCGCCTATGCGGGCATGTTCGGCCCGACCAAGGGCGACCGCATCCGGCTCGCCGATACCTGCCTCGTCATTGAGGTCGAGCACGACCACACCCGCTACGGCGAGGAGGTGAAGTTCGGCGGCGGCAAGGTGATCCGCGACGGAATGGGCCAGGGGCAGGCGAGCAACGCCGCCGGTGCCGTCGACACCGTGATCACCAATGCGGTCGTCCTCGATCATTGGGGCATCGTGAAATGCGATGTCGGCCTGACAGGCGGGCGCATCGCGGCGCTCGGCAAGGCCGGCAATCCGGACATTCAGGACGGCGTCACCATCGTGGTCGGGCCCGGCACCGAGGTAATCGCGGGCGAGGGCAAGATCCTCACTGCGGGCGGCTTCGACAGCCACATCCACTACATCTGCCCGCAGCAGATCGAGGAGGCACTGAATTCCGGCGTCACCACGATGCTGGGCGGCGGGACGGGCCCGGCGCATGGCACCTTCGCCACCACCTGCACGCCCGGCCCCTGGCACATCGCCCGGATGATCGAGGCCGCCGACGCCTTCCCGATGAACCTGGCCTTCGCCGGCAAGGGAAATGCCTCACGGCCCGAGAGCCTGGAGGAGATGATCCGGGCGGGCGCCTGCGCGCTCAAGCTGCACGAGGATTGGGGCACGACGCCCGCTGCGATCGATTGCTGCCTTACGGTCGCGGATTCCCACGACGTGCAGGTCATGATCCACACCGACACGCTCAACGAATCGGGCTTCGTCGAGGACACGATCGCGGCCTTCAAGGGCCGCACCATCCATGCCTTCCACACCGAGGGGGCCGGCGGCGGGCACGCGCCCGACATCATCAAGGTGGCGGGGCTTCCGAACGTGCTGCCCTCCTCCACCAACCCGACCCGGCCCTACACGCGCAACACCATCGACGAGCATCTCGACATGCTGATGGTGTGCCATCACCTGTCGCCCGCGATCCCCGAGGATCTCGCCTTCGCGGAGAGCCGCATCCGCAAGGAGACGATCGCGGCCGAGGACATCCTGCACGATCTCGGCGCCCTCTCGATCATGTCCTCGGACAGCCAGGCCATGGGCCGCGTCGGCGAGGTGGTGATCCGCACATGGCAGACCGCCGACAAGATGAAGCGCCAGCGCGGCGCCCTGCCGGGCGATTCGGCCGGCAATGACAACCTGCGCGCCCGGCGCTACGTGGCGAAGTACACGATCAACCCGGCGATCGCGCACGGCGTGGCGAAGCACATCGGCTCGGTCGAGCCGGGCAAGCTCGCCGACCTCGTCCTGTGGTCGCCCGCCTTCTTCGGCGTGAAGCCCGACCTCGTCATCAAGGGCGGCGCCATCGCGACGGCGCCGATGGGCGACCCGAACGCCTCGATCCCGACGCCCCAGCCGGTGCATTACCGGCCGATGTTCGGCGCCTTCGGCCGGGTGCCCGCCACCACCTCCCTCACCTTCGTGTCGAAGGCGGCGGTCGAAGCGGGCCTGCGCGACCGGCTGCGCGTGCAGAAGGACCTCGTCGCGGTCGAGAACGTGCGCGGCGGCATCGGCAAGCGCAGCATGATTCTCAACGACGCCACGCCGGTGATCGAGGTCGATCCCGAGACCTACGACGTGCGGGCGGACGGGCAGCTCCTCGTCTGCGAGCCCGCCGAGGTGGTGCCGATGGCGCAGCGGTATTTTCTCTTCTGA